One segment of Micromonospora parathelypteridis DNA contains the following:
- a CDS encoding AEC family transporter has translation MITALKLVAQPVIAYAAGLALHLSAPQLLAVVVCAGLPTAQNTFIFGQEYGVGEAVANRAVVVTTTLSLATLAAAAALLG, from the coding sequence GTGATCACCGCGCTGAAGCTCGTCGCACAGCCGGTCATCGCGTACGCGGCCGGGCTGGCCTTGCACCTATCCGCGCCGCAGTTGCTCGCCGTGGTGGTGTGCGCGGGCCTGCCGACAGCGCAGAACACGTTCATCTTCGGCCAGGAGTACGGCGTCGGCGAGGCGGTGGCCAACCGCGCGGTCGTGGTGACCACGACGCTGTCGCTGGCCACCCTGGCCGCGGCCGCGGCGCTGCTCGGGTAG
- a CDS encoding DUF6924 domain-containing protein produces MDERMWHQSSDVSLVIRTDFAHPQEWTAIQAAIVEPQTEDGFTASVAFVDDRAFEGITPSQLLEVVPADFNHAVAFLVDTKALTHPDRPILVVNLYDYVEDLEDQGKGSQYGATFRVLPSETWSVQNNLTISNMDWEEFAGNANAEGIFRGF; encoded by the coding sequence GTGGATGAGCGCATGTGGCACCAGAGTTCCGACGTTTCCCTTGTCATCCGTACCGATTTTGCCCATCCGCAGGAATGGACAGCGATTCAGGCGGCGATCGTTGAACCGCAGACAGAAGACGGATTCACCGCTTCCGTTGCATTCGTCGATGATCGTGCGTTCGAGGGGATCACGCCGTCGCAGCTCCTGGAGGTGGTGCCCGCGGATTTCAATCATGCCGTTGCCTTCCTCGTCGACACGAAGGCACTGACCCACCCTGATCGGCCGATCCTGGTGGTCAACCTCTACGACTACGTGGAAGATCTAGAGGACCAGGGCAAGGGGTCGCAGTACGGTGCCACGTTCCGAGTCCTGCCGTCCGAGACGTGGTCGGTTCAGAACAACCTCACGATTTCGAACATGGACTGGGAAGAGTTTGCCGGCAATGCGAACGCCGAAGGCATCTTCCGCGGCTTCTAG